In Mucilaginibacter celer, one DNA window encodes the following:
- a CDS encoding carbohydrate-binding family 9-like protein → MKELHASFIPGIYTAANLSELSTALDLLEKHHVDNLLWTDTGYKPEVSFAIAYTDAGIGIKYFVKEQYTTMVYKAINDPVYRDSCVEFFIGFDADGSYYNFEFNALGTALAGYGINRHGRMEVPAAIVGKINALSNIQFAEGDGMLNSWNLTLLIPFEVFIHHDIKTLSEYECRANFYKCGDDLPEPHFLSWSNIPNLDPDFHLPQFFGKIKFV, encoded by the coding sequence GTGAAAGAACTGCACGCTTCATTTATTCCCGGTATTTATACCGCCGCAAATTTATCCGAACTGTCAACCGCCCTCGATTTGCTTGAAAAGCACCACGTGGATAATTTATTGTGGACTGATACCGGTTACAAACCGGAGGTTAGTTTTGCTATTGCTTATACCGACGCGGGAATAGGCATTAAATACTTTGTGAAAGAGCAATATACCACAATGGTTTACAAAGCCATAAATGATCCTGTTTACAGGGATAGTTGCGTAGAGTTTTTTATTGGTTTTGATGCAGATGGCAGTTATTACAACTTCGAATTTAATGCGCTTGGCACCGCGCTTGCCGGCTACGGTATCAACAGACATGGCAGGATGGAAGTTCCTGCAGCAATAGTTGGCAAAATCAATGCGCTGAGCAATATTCAATTTGCCGAAGGTGATGGAATGCTTAATAGCTGGAATCTTACTTTGCTGATCCCGTTTGAGGTGTTTATCCATCATGATATCAAAACACTAAGCGAATATGAATGCCGGGCAAACTTTTATAAATGCGGGGACGACCTGCCCGAACCTCATTTTTTAAGCTGGAGCAACATTCCCAACCTTGATCCCGATTTTCATTTGCCGCAGTTTTTTGGCAAAATCAAATTTGTTTAA
- a CDS encoding FAD-binding protein has protein sequence MKRKTFIKLSTTLMATPLLSPLESWAQQPRLQNWSGNLTFSTGNVFYPKSVEEVQQLVKKHNKIKVLGTRHCFNPIADSKDNLLSTRDLNKVVSLDKQNHTVTVEGGIKYGELAPYLHKEGFALHNLASLPHISVAGSITTATHGSGVKNGNLSSAVAGLEIVKADGSIVHLSKSKNAEQLNAAVVGLGALGVLTKVTLQIQPTFMMKQHVFTGLPMSQLKQHFEAIVSAGYSVSLFTDWQTDSINEVWIKSRIGVDKDENLKEFYGAKAATKNVHPIIALSAENCTEQMGVAGPWYERLPHFKMGFTPSSGKELQSEFFVPFNHAVEAIEAVARLGRQISPHLFITEIRTIAADELWMSPAHHQKSVAIHFTWKQETEAVMKLLPQIEKELSPFNARPHWGKIFTMPAKTLAARYEKMAAFKAIVAEYDPQGKFRNQFLTNVLYS, from the coding sequence ATGAAAAGAAAAACTTTCATTAAATTAAGTACAACTTTAATGGCAACTCCCTTATTATCCCCGCTCGAATCATGGGCACAACAACCGAGGCTGCAAAACTGGTCGGGTAATTTAACTTTCAGTACCGGTAATGTATTTTATCCCAAATCGGTTGAGGAGGTGCAGCAGTTGGTTAAAAAGCATAACAAAATAAAGGTTTTGGGTACCCGGCATTGCTTTAACCCCATTGCCGATAGCAAGGACAACCTGCTTTCAACCCGCGATTTAAATAAAGTAGTATCGCTTGATAAGCAAAACCACACGGTAACTGTTGAAGGCGGCATTAAATACGGCGAGCTTGCGCCATACCTGCACAAAGAAGGTTTTGCACTGCATAACCTTGCTTCGCTGCCGCATATCTCGGTTGCCGGGTCAATAACTACGGCTACGCATGGTTCGGGCGTTAAAAACGGCAACCTCTCGAGCGCGGTTGCCGGGTTAGAAATTGTTAAGGCTGATGGCAGCATCGTTCACCTATCCAAATCAAAAAACGCCGAGCAATTGAATGCGGCCGTGGTGGGCTTAGGGGCTTTAGGCGTACTTACTAAAGTTACGCTCCAAATACAACCTACCTTTATGATGAAACAGCATGTTTTTACCGGCCTGCCCATGAGCCAGTTAAAACAACATTTTGAAGCCATAGTATCCGCCGGTTACAGCGTAAGTTTATTTACCGATTGGCAAACCGATAGCATCAACGAAGTTTGGATAAAAAGCCGGATTGGCGTTGATAAAGACGAAAACCTTAAAGAATTTTACGGCGCAAAAGCTGCAACAAAAAATGTACATCCCATCATAGCTCTCTCTGCCGAAAACTGCACCGAACAAATGGGCGTAGCCGGACCGTGGTACGAGCGTTTACCCCACTTTAAAATGGGCTTCACGCCAAGCAGCGGAAAAGAACTGCAATCGGAGTTTTTTGTGCCTTTTAACCATGCAGTAGAAGCCATTGAGGCCGTTGCCCGTTTAGGCAGGCAGATCAGTCCGCATTTGTTTATCACCGAAATCCGCACCATAGCTGCAGATGAGCTATGGATGAGCCCGGCACATCATCAAAAATCGGTGGCGATACATTTTACGTGGAAACAGGAAACCGAAGCAGTAATGAAACTGCTGCCGCAAATTGAAAAGGAGCTATCGCCGTTTAATGCCCGGCCACACTGGGGTAAGATTTTTACCATGCCGGCTAAAACACTTGCTGCCCGCTATGAAAAAATGGCGGCATTTAAAGCAATAGTAGCCGAATATGATCCGCAGGGAAAATTCAGGAATCAGTTTTTAACCAACGTACTTTACAGCTAA
- a CDS encoding sugar MFS transporter, with protein MAQTASPAIESAEKKSAINPIVIIGALFFIFGFVTWMNGTLIPYLKIACELSTKEAYFVTTAFYIAYVVMGIPAGKTIKKFGFKNGMAIGLFVMAVGALIFIPAAITRTYGIFLIGLFVQGTGLTVLQTASNPYITILGPAETAAKRISIMGICNKIAGALAPVILGTVVLANIDAITEKLKTLSTTEKALELNQLASRVILPYGIMVVVLILLAVLIYFSSLPEINTEHEDETVAAANTNKTSIIQFPHLMLGVATLFVYVGAEVIAGDTISLYGTSQHIALSTAKFFTSCTLVSMIVGYLFGVFCIPKLITQQKALVVSAVLGVVLTIATLLTHGYASVLCIALLGLANSLMWPAIWPLALAGLGRFTKIASSLLVMGIAGGAILPPLYGYFAEKFSPQSAYIMLIPIYLFILYYSTLGYKAGKSAAVKS; from the coding sequence ATGGCCCAAACAGCAAGCCCGGCAATCGAATCCGCAGAAAAAAAATCAGCAATAAACCCTATTGTAATTATCGGCGCCTTATTTTTCATTTTTGGTTTTGTTACCTGGATGAACGGCACTCTCATCCCTTATTTAAAAATAGCCTGCGAACTGAGCACCAAAGAGGCTTATTTTGTAACCACCGCTTTTTACATCGCTTATGTGGTGATGGGGATCCCGGCAGGCAAAACCATCAAGAAATTCGGCTTTAAAAATGGCATGGCCATCGGGCTATTTGTAATGGCAGTAGGGGCTTTGATATTTATACCTGCAGCCATTACCCGTACCTACGGCATATTTTTAATTGGCTTATTTGTGCAGGGCACCGGCTTAACAGTATTGCAAACCGCCTCAAACCCTTATATCACCATTTTGGGCCCCGCCGAAACAGCTGCCAAACGCATCAGCATTATGGGCATCTGCAATAAAATAGCCGGTGCTTTGGCCCCGGTAATTTTAGGTACGGTGGTGCTCGCCAATATTGATGCCATAACAGAAAAGCTTAAAACCCTAAGCACGACCGAAAAAGCGCTTGAATTAAACCAGCTGGCCTCGCGGGTGATATTGCCCTATGGCATTATGGTAGTAGTTTTGATCCTGCTGGCGGTGCTTATTTATTTTTCATCACTGCCCGAAATTAATACCGAGCACGAAGATGAAACTGTGGCCGCCGCCAATACCAACAAAACAAGCATCATACAGTTCCCGCACCTGATGCTTGGTGTAGCAACCCTGTTTGTTTATGTGGGTGCCGAAGTTATTGCCGGCGATACCATTTCGCTTTACGGCACCTCGCAGCATATTGCCTTATCAACTGCTAAGTTTTTTACTTCGTGTACCCTTGTTTCTATGATTGTGGGTTACCTTTTTGGCGTGTTCTGTATTCCAAAGTTAATTACGCAGCAAAAAGCCCTTGTGGTTTCGGCTGTTTTGGGGGTTGTTTTAACCATAGCTACCTTACTCACCCATGGCTATGCATCGGTATTATGTATTGCGTTGCTTGGTTTGGCTAATTCATTAATGTGGCCTGCTATCTGGCCGCTGGCATTGGCCGGTTTGGGCAGGTTCACCAAAATAGCCTCATCATTATTGGTGATGGGTATAGCCGGCGGTGCCATTCTGCCGCCATTGTACGGTTATTTCGCCGAGAAATTTTCACCGCAATCAGCCTACATTATGCTGATTCCAATTTACCTCTTCATACTTTACTACTCTACGCTGGGTTACAAAGCAGGTAAAAGTGCCGCCGTGAAAAGCTAA
- a CDS encoding FdhF/YdeP family oxidoreductase, with protein MNKDNKIPSAENPFKLLNLKSTGVKKWAAGVPAVMAAFSDLFEEGVPVRGTKALFKMNQKGGFDCPSCAWPDPDDDRSVVGEYCENGAKALAEEATTKKVTAAFFKENSVYDLANLTDFEIGRFGRLAEPMYLPQNGTHYQPISWDDAFKKIAEHLNALDSPNEAAFYTSGRTSNETSFLYQLFAKEFGTNNMPDCSNMCHETSGFALLATLGVGKGTVKLDDFYDTDVIVIIGHNPGTNAPRMMSALEKGKRNGAKIIAINPVPEAGLMGFHNPQHLDGVVGHGISLADLYLPVKINGDMALLKAIELLLLDFEKKSPGQVFDLDFIAKKTIGYDAFIEQFNDYNLEKLAEESGISPADLYQAAQMLAFKKRIIFCWGMGLTQQPNGVDMLKEIVNLLLLKGSIGKPGAGVCPVRGHSNVQGNRTMLINEKPTEEQLDRLKEVFGFEPPRQHGYDVVRAIKAMHAEKVKVLFCMGGNFLSATPDTTYTAEALRKLRLSVCVSTKLNRTHLVHGQEALILPTLSRSDLDIVNGEPQFISTENSMGVVQSSKGILKPVSDQLINETQIVCRMAMATLGSRSVINWQLYANNYDAIRDIIARCIPGFEDYNTRVRQSSGFYLPNAAREGKFITKKYIDRAPFTLTALPENLLAGDEYMMATVRTHDQFNTTIYGLEDRYRGIKNERRVVMMNQKDIDKAGFTAGQKVDLFNYDDDIERIAPLFVIVAYPIPEKNTMTYFPETNVLVSINNVVAGSNMPASKFVKIKIRKHNPAIYQSVDKMLEDAHSVAG; from the coding sequence ATGAATAAAGACAACAAAATACCATCGGCCGAAAATCCTTTTAAGCTTTTAAATTTAAAATCGACGGGGGTGAAGAAGTGGGCGGCAGGAGTTCCAGCTGTGATGGCTGCCTTTAGTGATTTATTTGAGGAGGGGGTGCCTGTTAGAGGCACAAAGGCACTTTTTAAAATGAACCAAAAGGGAGGCTTTGACTGCCCCAGCTGCGCATGGCCCGACCCCGACGATGATCGATCGGTCGTAGGAGAATACTGCGAAAACGGCGCCAAAGCCCTTGCCGAGGAAGCAACCACCAAAAAGGTTACAGCTGCCTTTTTTAAGGAAAATTCAGTTTATGATCTGGCCAACTTAACCGATTTTGAAATAGGCCGTTTTGGCCGTTTGGCCGAGCCGATGTATCTGCCCCAAAATGGCACTCATTATCAGCCCATAAGCTGGGATGATGCTTTTAAAAAAATAGCAGAGCATTTAAATGCGCTCGATTCGCCCAATGAAGCCGCGTTTTATACCTCGGGGCGCACCAGCAACGAAACATCTTTTTTATACCAGCTTTTTGCCAAAGAGTTTGGTACCAACAATATGCCCGATTGCTCAAACATGTGTCATGAAACATCGGGTTTTGCCTTGCTTGCTACCCTGGGTGTTGGAAAAGGGACCGTTAAACTGGATGATTTTTATGATACAGATGTTATTGTAATTATAGGCCACAATCCCGGTACAAACGCCCCACGAATGATGAGTGCCCTTGAAAAGGGGAAGCGGAACGGCGCAAAAATTATTGCTATAAACCCTGTACCCGAGGCCGGCCTGATGGGCTTTCATAATCCTCAGCACCTTGATGGGGTTGTAGGGCATGGAATTTCGCTGGCAGATCTTTACCTGCCTGTAAAAATCAACGGCGATATGGCACTATTAAAGGCCATCGAATTGCTGCTGCTTGATTTTGAGAAAAAAAGCCCCGGCCAGGTATTTGATCTGGATTTTATTGCCAAGAAAACGATTGGTTATGATGCGTTTATTGAGCAGTTTAATGATTATAATCTGGAAAAACTGGCCGAGGAAAGCGGAATTTCCCCGGCCGATTTATATCAGGCCGCCCAAATGCTTGCCTTTAAAAAGCGTATTATTTTTTGCTGGGGAATGGGCCTCACCCAGCAGCCCAATGGGGTGGATATGCTTAAGGAGATTGTTAATTTGCTGTTACTTAAGGGCAGCATAGGTAAACCGGGTGCCGGAGTTTGCCCCGTACGCGGGCACAGCAATGTTCAGGGTAACCGCACAATGCTCATTAACGAAAAACCCACCGAAGAACAACTGGACCGGCTGAAGGAAGTTTTCGGCTTCGAACCTCCGCGCCAACACGGGTACGATGTTGTGCGGGCCATCAAAGCTATGCATGCCGAAAAGGTAAAGGTGCTGTTTTGTATGGGAGGAAACTTTTTATCGGCAACGCCCGATACAACCTATACCGCCGAGGCATTGAGAAAACTGCGTTTAAGCGTTTGTGTTTCTACCAAACTAAACCGTACCCACCTGGTACACGGGCAGGAAGCTTTGATATTGCCAACCCTTTCAAGGAGTGACCTGGATATTGTTAACGGCGAGCCCCAGTTTATCAGTACCGAAAACTCGATGGGGGTGGTTCAGTCATCTAAAGGCATCCTGAAACCGGTATCTGATCAACTCATTAATGAAACGCAGATTGTGTGTCGCATGGCTATGGCTACGCTGGGTAGCCGGTCGGTTATTAACTGGCAGCTTTACGCCAATAATTACGATGCTATACGCGATATTATAGCGCGATGTATCCCCGGTTTTGAAGATTACAACACCCGTGTGCGCCAAAGCAGCGGTTTTTATTTACCCAATGCTGCGCGCGAGGGAAAATTCATTACTAAAAAATATATAGATCGTGCACCGTTTACCCTAACTGCCCTGCCCGAAAACCTGCTTGCCGGGGATGAATACATGATGGCCACTGTACGTACCCACGATCAGTTCAATACCACAATTTACGGGCTTGAAGATCGTTACCGGGGTATTAAAAACGAAAGGCGGGTAGTGATGATGAATCAAAAGGATATTGATAAAGCGGGCTTTACAGCAGGCCAAAAGGTAGACCTTTTTAATTACGACGATGATATAGAGCGCATAGCGCCGCTGTTTGTAATAGTTGCTTATCCCATCCCCGAAAAAAACACCATGACTTATTTTCCCGAAACCAATGTATTGGTCTCTATTAACAATGTAGTTGCCGGTAGCAATATGCCAGCATCCAAATTTGTGAAAATCAAGATCAGGAAACATAATCCAGCCATTTACCAATCGGTAGATAAAATGCTGGAAGATGCGCATAGTGTTGCCGGTTAA
- a CDS encoding RNA recognition motif domain-containing protein has product MIKLFIVGFPRDMEEIELVELFSAYGTVNTVRIITDKDSGISKGYGFLEMLDEAGAQRAIDAMNGATIDDREISVRIAEQKHQPLARQQQFAKPKPAFNKVKPQGYNKPRYPRENNTRQEFEPAAPVRAKRPRRQQP; this is encoded by the coding sequence ATGATTAAGCTTTTTATCGTGGGATTTCCGCGGGATATGGAAGAGATTGAGCTTGTTGAGCTGTTTAGTGCCTACGGTACGGTAAACACCGTGCGTATCATTACGGATAAAGACAGCGGAATAAGTAAAGGTTACGGATTTTTAGAAATGTTAGATGAGGCCGGCGCTCAGCGTGCCATCGACGCCATGAATGGTGCCACCATCGACGACCGGGAGATCAGCGTACGCATAGCAGAGCAAAAACACCAGCCACTTGCCAGGCAACAGCAGTTTGCCAAACCCAAACCGGCATTTAACAAGGTTAAGCCCCAGGGTTATAACAAACCCCGCTACCCGCGCGAAAACAATACCCGCCAGGAGTTTGAGCCGGCTGCACCCGTAAGGGCAAAACGCCCGCGCAGGCAACAGCCGTAA
- a CDS encoding sigma 54-interacting response regulator, with product MGQRILIVEDEFIVANDLQFTLEKAGYDVCGIADSVEEARDIIKKYRPQLVLLDIHLQGTLTGIDLAKELAEQDIAFVYLSANSNQKILEEAKATNPYGFMVKPFREKDVLVSLQIAQYLHEQNMTVKRNNELMLQNSLNDIIADTTDWNQKLLRIAKAMQPHISFDYLAIGMKNLDAVPYEGLSFLRLGFNDYQTIGFDELLNITGLKRNELLKLQEATDEDKTSAWFNGGEFVRLTQNNPAKKLIAKTFQMVSNLVMYIPVVGRAGFTLSFYSRKPDTYGNRHLTLINRLQRSLSAAIEGILADNKINAPKQVAAEAKSPTKTAEPKGFEGIIGSSHLMLTALDHLSLVAPMETSVLILGESGTGKERFAKCIHKLSPRSKKQLVVVNCAALPTHLIESELFGHEKGAFTGAVDKRAGKFEQASGGTIFLDEIGELPLESQAKLLRVLQEKEVEKLGGKETIKVDVRVIAATNCNLEKEVAAGKFRLDLYYRLNIFPILLPALRDRKDDIPVLAEHFIEKYSAMAGRPKLALAKQALADLMAYNWPGNVRELEHLIERYVLLTRGNVIEKMMLPGTPATASAIPASAPAVILDGQRVKSIDENERDYILAVLKKCNGRIAGPGGAAELLDVPSTTLNSKMKRLGITRKHVSGEN from the coding sequence ATGGGCCAAAGGATACTTATTGTTGAGGATGAATTTATAGTTGCCAACGATTTACAGTTTACGCTTGAAAAGGCAGGCTATGATGTTTGCGGCATTGCCGATTCTGTTGAGGAAGCCCGCGACATCATTAAAAAATATCGTCCTCAGCTGGTTTTGCTCGACATCCATTTACAGGGCACTTTAACCGGTATCGATCTGGCTAAAGAGCTTGCCGAACAGGATATTGCTTTTGTATACCTTTCGGCCAACTCCAACCAAAAAATACTGGAAGAAGCCAAGGCCACTAACCCTTACGGTTTTATGGTAAAGCCATTCCGCGAAAAGGATGTGCTGGTGAGCCTGCAGATTGCCCAGTACCTTCATGAACAAAACATGACTGTGAAGCGCAACAACGAACTGATGTTGCAAAACTCGTTAAACGATATTATTGCCGATACAACCGACTGGAACCAGAAACTGCTGCGCATAGCCAAAGCCATGCAGCCCCACATCTCCTTTGATTACCTGGCCATAGGCATGAAAAACCTTGATGCTGTACCCTATGAGGGTCTGAGTTTTTTACGCTTGGGCTTTAACGACTATCAAACTATCGGCTTTGACGAGTTGCTGAACATAACCGGCCTCAAACGTAACGAACTGCTTAAACTACAGGAAGCTACCGACGAGGATAAAACATCGGCCTGGTTTAACGGCGGGGAGTTTGTGAGGTTAACCCAAAATAACCCGGCAAAAAAGCTGATAGCCAAAACCTTTCAAATGGTTTCTAATTTGGTTATGTATATTCCGGTTGTTGGCCGCGCGGGTTTTACCTTATCATTTTATAGTCGCAAACCCGATACGTATGGCAACAGGCATTTAACGCTCATTAACCGCTTACAACGCTCATTATCGGCAGCCATTGAGGGCATTTTGGCTGATAATAAGATCAACGCACCGAAACAGGTTGCCGCCGAAGCGAAATCTCCAACAAAAACAGCCGAGCCTAAAGGTTTTGAAGGCATCATAGGCAGCAGCCACCTTATGCTTACCGCGCTTGATCATTTAAGCCTGGTTGCGCCTATGGAGACTTCCGTATTGATTTTAGGCGAGAGCGGCACCGGTAAGGAGCGCTTTGCCAAATGTATCCACAAGTTATCGCCCCGAAGTAAAAAGCAGCTGGTGGTGGTTAACTGTGCAGCTTTACCAACCCATCTGATAGAATCTGAGCTGTTTGGTCACGAAAAGGGAGCCTTTACCGGTGCGGTTGATAAGCGGGCCGGTAAATTTGAACAGGCATCGGGCGGTACCATTTTTTTGGATGAGATTGGCGAGCTGCCGCTCGAATCGCAGGCTAAACTATTAAGGGTTTTGCAGGAGAAAGAGGTAGAGAAATTAGGTGGAAAGGAAACCATCAAAGTAGATGTGCGTGTAATTGCCGCCACCAATTGTAATCTTGAGAAAGAAGTTGCGGCAGGTAAATTCAGGCTTGATTTGTACTATCGCTTAAACATTTTCCCTATCCTGCTGCCGGCCCTGCGCGACAGGAAAGACGATATCCCGGTTTTGGCTGAACATTTTATCGAAAAATATTCGGCCATGGCGGGCAGGCCCAAACTCGCCCTGGCCAAACAAGCCCTGGCCGACCTGATGGCCTACAACTGGCCGGGCAACGTACGCGAGTTGGAACACTTGATTGAACGGTACGTGCTTTTAACCCGCGGTAATGTGATCGAAAAAATGATGTTGCCGGGCACTCCCGCAACAGCGTCGGCTATACCTGCAAGCGCCCCTGCCGTTATCCTGGACGGGCAGCGCGTAAAATCAATTGATGAAAACGAGCGCGATTATATTTTAGCGGTGCTGAAAAAATGTAATGGGCGCATTGCCGGACCAGGCGGAGCAGCCGAGTTACTGGATGTGCCCTCAACAACCTTAAACAGCAAAATGAAAAGGTTAGGGATTACACGGAAGCATGTATCAGGCGAGAATTGA